One segment of Radiobacillus kanasensis DNA contains the following:
- a CDS encoding SGNH/GDSL hydrolase family protein: MRRVTVTWIVISILILIGVWYVWQLQSPSSDAEPVPTPKNVITEIAKESKNEEANKKTDPANETEQPEEKDIAEEIKETVVHVVESAIGLFIKKDTDIVAIGDSLTQGVGDTTENGGYVGIIENTLKSTNEEIDIKNYGKRGNRTDQLLDRLKQEEISESIKGAEIVLITIGANDIMKIVRENFTNLEYSLFVDEQVRYKDRLRKIMDTMLELNPDAKIYLIGFYNPFSQYFQEIEQLDQIIDNWNATGQSVTDEYETVSFIPTYDLFENTEEDLFYSDNFHPNTKGYELMAERVLKAIEPAIKKEDVNQEDGDE, from the coding sequence ATGCGCAGAGTAACCGTCACTTGGATTGTGATCTCCATCCTCATCCTTATCGGAGTATGGTATGTTTGGCAGCTACAATCCCCTTCTTCAGACGCAGAACCAGTCCCAACACCGAAGAACGTCATTACAGAAATAGCAAAAGAATCAAAGAATGAAGAAGCAAATAAAAAAACAGACCCTGCAAATGAAACCGAGCAACCCGAAGAAAAGGACATTGCAGAAGAAATAAAAGAAACGGTAGTCCATGTCGTAGAAAGTGCCATAGGACTGTTTATAAAAAAAGATACAGATATTGTAGCCATAGGCGATTCTCTCACACAAGGTGTTGGAGATACGACAGAAAATGGTGGTTACGTCGGAATTATTGAGAATACATTAAAAAGCACGAATGAAGAAATCGATATAAAAAACTACGGTAAAAGAGGAAATCGCACGGATCAGTTATTAGACCGCCTGAAACAAGAGGAAATTTCCGAATCGATAAAGGGAGCTGAAATTGTTCTCATTACAATCGGGGCAAACGATATTATGAAAATCGTCCGGGAAAACTTCACTAACTTAGAATATAGCCTTTTTGTAGATGAGCAAGTTCGGTATAAGGATCGGTTAAGAAAAATTATGGATACCATGTTGGAGTTAAATCCGGATGCCAAGATTTATTTGATTGGCTTCTATAATCCCTTTTCTCAATATTTCCAAGAGATTGAACAGCTTGATCAAATCATTGACAACTGGAATGCAACTGGTCAAAGTGTAACAGATGAATACGAAACAGTTTCCTTTATTCCTACGTACGACTTATTCGAAAATACAGAGGAAGACCTGTTTTATTCCGATAATTTTCATCCTAACACGAAGGGGTATGAGTTGATGGCCGAACGAGTATTAAAAGCCATTGAACCCGCCATTAAAAAAGAAGACGTTAATCAGGAGGACGGAGATGAGTGA
- a CDS encoding YpmS family protein: MNESTKRKQNWKQWFLILAGINAGVILLLLLLIFLPPLSSNQPPKGENIEAEDGAEFVVRSSKEDLSQLINGYLDKMLKSKADDFEVILDKNVVITGAVEAFQSKIPVTIEMEPVVQENGDLVLKQEKITLGRLPLPSKKILSYIDKGYPIPDWVKIYPKKESIYVAVTEMDIKSNFKVKVESFDLENDDLRFKFKVPNKIFGLSFKF, from the coding sequence ATGAATGAATCAACAAAGAGAAAACAGAATTGGAAGCAATGGTTTCTTATATTAGCAGGGATTAACGCCGGAGTTATTTTGCTATTGCTTCTTCTTATTTTTTTACCTCCACTGTCATCAAATCAGCCGCCTAAAGGTGAAAATATCGAAGCGGAGGATGGTGCTGAATTCGTGGTTCGATCTAGTAAAGAAGATTTAAGTCAGCTTATAAATGGGTATTTAGATAAGATGCTGAAAAGTAAAGCGGATGACTTCGAAGTCATATTAGATAAAAATGTGGTCATAACCGGTGCCGTAGAAGCATTCCAATCCAAGATTCCTGTCACGATTGAAATGGAGCCTGTTGTACAAGAAAATGGTGACTTGGTATTAAAACAGGAAAAGATTACACTTGGAAGACTACCACTCCCTAGCAAAAAGATATTATCCTATATTGATAAAGGATACCCAATTCCTGATTGGGTGAAAATTTATCCAAAAAAGGAAAGCATCTACGTAGCCGTTACGGAAATGGATATTAAAAGTAACTTTAAAGTAAAAGTCGAGTCCTTTGATTTAGAGAATGATGATTTACGATTCAAATTTAAAGTACCGAATAAGATATTCGGATTATCTTTTAAATTTTGA
- a CDS encoding GNAT family N-acetyltransferase — MNPLLIEVPTSFDTERLHIRMPQPGDGAQVYQAIQASKDDLKEWLPFATKDQTEEDVEVNIRESQIKFLKREDLRLLVFDRESGEFVGSSGLHRMDWSVPKFEIGYWIDSRKSGKGYMTEAIEGITNFAFETLGARRVEIRCDRLNTKSRAIPERLDFELEGIVKNDDVSMDGEQLRDTCIYAKVK, encoded by the coding sequence ATGAATCCACTACTAATAGAAGTACCAACATCATTTGACACGGAACGATTGCACATTCGAATGCCTCAACCTGGAGATGGTGCACAAGTCTATCAAGCTATACAGGCATCTAAGGATGACTTAAAAGAATGGCTCCCTTTTGCGACCAAGGATCAAACGGAAGAAGATGTAGAAGTTAATATACGAGAGTCCCAAATTAAATTTTTAAAAAGGGAAGATCTTCGTCTTCTAGTCTTTGATCGTGAAAGTGGAGAGTTTGTCGGCTCTTCCGGTCTTCACCGTATGGATTGGTCTGTTCCTAAATTTGAGATCGGATATTGGATTGATTCTAGAAAAAGTGGAAAAGGGTACATGACCGAAGCGATAGAGGGCATCACAAATTTTGCTTTTGAGACTCTAGGTGCTAGAAGAGTCGAAATCCGATGTGATCGACTTAATACGAAAAGCCGCGCAATCCCAGAGCGGCTAGACTTTGAATTAGAAGGTATTGTGAAAAATGATGATGTCTCCATGGACGGTGAGCAATTAAGAGATACGTGCATTTATGCGAAAGTAAAATAA
- a CDS encoding DUF4097 family beta strand repeat-containing protein has translation MKKVALIAFIVFVLGIVGVLTTYASGDHFLTGGNSHDITESKSFAAENVQHLSVKVDVGEVKVKRSNSDEIEVSIRASEQRKGQIEYSIDKKEDVVEVVFNKDDSPWYSFPNISFGDHGSVVEIKLPDKEFESLAIESDVGEVDVHQVKAREFTATSDVGDIKVDQVVADTSTLSSDVGEIEVNGGTGAFHIESDTGDVSLELNALEEDVHIESSVGEVSVSLINEPKNFTFDLASDVGGVSVEGFSSIQKSSGRSYYVEQGNGNSLLQVKADVGEVQVEKN, from the coding sequence ATGAAAAAAGTTGCTCTTATAGCTTTTATCGTATTTGTATTAGGAATAGTTGGTGTTTTAACGACATATGCGTCTGGAGACCACTTCCTTACTGGAGGGAATAGCCACGACATAACAGAATCTAAGTCGTTTGCTGCCGAAAATGTGCAACACTTAAGTGTAAAAGTAGATGTAGGCGAAGTGAAAGTCAAACGAAGTAATTCAGACGAAATCGAAGTATCAATCCGAGCAAGTGAACAAAGAAAGGGTCAGATTGAATATTCCATTGATAAAAAGGAAGATGTAGTTGAAGTCGTTTTTAATAAAGATGATTCCCCATGGTATTCCTTTCCGAATATTTCATTTGGTGACCATGGATCGGTTGTAGAGATAAAACTACCGGATAAAGAGTTCGAATCGTTAGCCATTGAATCGGATGTAGGCGAAGTGGATGTTCATCAAGTTAAAGCTCGGGAATTTACTGCTACTAGTGATGTAGGGGATATCAAAGTCGATCAAGTGGTTGCAGATACGAGTACATTAAGCTCTGACGTAGGAGAAATTGAAGTAAACGGTGGTACGGGTGCTTTTCATATTGAATCAGACACAGGAGATGTAAGTTTAGAGCTTAACGCACTAGAAGAAGATGTGCATATTGAGTCCAGTGTAGGTGAGGTTTCGGTGTCCCTTATTAACGAGCCAAAGAACTTTACTTTTGATTTGGCTAGTGATGTAGGAGGAGTTTCTGTGGAAGGTTTTTCTAGTATTCAAAAATCGTCTGGAAGAAGTTATTATGTAGAACAAGGAAATGGAAATTCGCTGCTTCAAGTGAAAGCTGATGTAGGGGAGGTCCAAGTTGAGAAAAACTGA
- a CDS encoding HAAS signaling domain-containing protein, with protein sequence MNKETFMRELDLQLERIPEQDRHELLYDFEEHFEMGEQEGKTEEEITAELGNPKVIAKDMFMEYRITQAEADKSVKNISRAILATISLSFFNLIFVIGPVAGITAAYVGLVAASIALIFTPIVWLGALIFHQTDSLLQPFFITITISSFGVLFGIAMLYVGKVLYLLILKYVKYNIKIVKGAR encoded by the coding sequence ATGAATAAGGAAACATTCATGCGGGAGCTTGACTTGCAACTTGAAAGAATTCCAGAGCAGGATCGCCATGAGCTCTTATATGATTTTGAAGAGCACTTTGAAATGGGAGAACAAGAAGGAAAAACAGAAGAAGAAATCACAGCAGAGTTAGGGAATCCAAAAGTGATTGCGAAAGACATGTTCATGGAATATCGAATTACACAAGCAGAAGCAGACAAATCAGTGAAAAATATTTCACGAGCTATTCTAGCCACGATTAGTTTAAGTTTTTTTAATCTCATCTTCGTAATTGGACCTGTAGCTGGCATTACAGCAGCATATGTAGGACTTGTGGCAGCATCCATCGCTCTCATTTTTACTCCCATTGTATGGCTTGGGGCACTTATTTTTCACCAAACAGATTCTTTACTTCAGCCTTTCTTCATAACGATAACTATCTCTAGCTTTGGGGTGTTGTTCGGAATCGCCATGCTTTACGTAGGGAAAGTCTTGTATCTTCTTATTTTAAAATATGTGAAATACAACATTAAAATTGTGAAAGGAGCACGCTAA
- a CDS encoding PadR family transcriptional regulator, which produces MNVQFKKGVLELCVLVLISEKDQYGYELAQNISKRIDVAEGTLYPLLRRLTKENYFTTYLSESTEGPSRKYYSLTEAGREYMESLIEEWKQFSSGVNELIEEAEKNE; this is translated from the coding sequence ATGAATGTCCAATTTAAAAAGGGTGTTTTAGAGCTTTGTGTCTTAGTCTTGATTTCGGAAAAAGATCAATACGGCTATGAGCTAGCTCAAAACATTTCAAAACGTATAGATGTTGCAGAAGGAACGTTATATCCCTTACTCAGGCGCTTAACAAAAGAGAATTATTTTACGACTTATTTATCCGAATCAACAGAAGGGCCATCTCGTAAATATTATTCCTTAACGGAAGCAGGGAGAGAATACATGGAGTCCTTAATTGAAGAGTGGAAACAGTTTAGTAGTGGGGTCAATGAACTTATTGAGGAGGCAGAGAAAAATGAATAA